One Oceanidesulfovibrio indonesiensis genomic region harbors:
- a CDS encoding tyrosine-type recombinase/integrase, with translation QTEPAPDHFLFKSRKGVNAPLTTYSVTMMVKRWAAMINLKGNYGAHTLRKTWTFHQRKTFGVSWEVLAKRLNHSTPSVTRRYLGVQDEEVEEVLLNSL, from the coding sequence CTCAGACGGAGCCGGCACCGGATCATTTCCTGTTCAAGAGCAGGAAAGGGGTCAATGCCCCTCTCACCACATATTCAGTCACCATGATGGTGAAGCGGTGGGCTGCCATGATCAACCTGAAAGGGAATTACGGCGCCCACACGTTGAGGAAAACCTGGACATTCCATCAACGCAAGACATTCGGAGTATCCTGGGAAGTCCTAGCCAAACGTCTGAACCATTCCACGCCGTCAGTCACCAGGAGGTATCTGGGAGTGCAGGATGAGGAAGTCGAGGAAGTGCTGTTGAACAGCTTATAG